In Dermacentor silvarum isolate Dsil-2018 chromosome 10, BIME_Dsil_1.4, whole genome shotgun sequence, the genomic stretch TTAACACGGGCAAGATACAGGTACGGAGGTCAACTCCATTTCATTTCCTGGCTGCGCGTCATTGCGCGGCCAACGCTGCTACGTGTACATCATTTCGGCCATTACGGACATCTTTCGCGGGATGTATACAAGGTTGTCGAAGTATCCCGCAAGCTCGTCGACGGTCGTGTCGTCCATCCTTGCCTGCTGTGAGCACGTCAGATCCGACCCGGTTGGCGTCTTGATCGCAGAACTGCAAAGGACCAGCAGCCCGCACGTAAAGGTTGGAATTTGCAACCGCTCTCGTTTTCTGAAGCCCACACATTACATTTCTGATGTCTGCCACAGCAGACTTGGCCAGCAAAAATTATCGCTGTCCCCTTTCCTTAATCACCGGAAAGTGTCCTAGCTGAAATGTGGCATATACTATATGCTGGCAAAATGAAACTTGCAAGAagaggacaaaaaagaaagacacctAAGTGCTTGTGGTGCGAATTGTTCCTTTGGTCACATTTGTTTTACAAGCATTATTGTTAAAAATTGCACTTCCTTGGAATACTCCAGCCCCCAGACGCACAATAACAATGATTACCGTGGCAACATGTCTTTCAGTGAGTGCAGCAAAGACATGCTTAGCAAACAAGCCTACAGCAACGGCGGAGACTTCCTTTTTCACATTTGCCCAAGCGGTGTGCGCATGCGAGAGTTGCAAGAGAGACATCTGGGGCCATACTATACTGCAACAGTTTGCTTTGGAACCGGTTCTGTCTAGCTGTTACGTCACTCGAAAAAGAGTGGAATGTTGCAGCGCGAGGCAGACCATTCAACGAGCAGGCATCTGCCGGGAGTTGACGTCATCGTTTTTGTTTGTACTTTGGAGACAATATAGTAATTGAAGGATGTTGCCATACTCGCAGACAACCTTTCTTGGCTACGAAGCGAAGGCTACTGAATCAAAGTGCGCATCTTTCACCACTGCTGGAAGTAGTCCTGCAGTTTTGTTCACGGCAAAATGGCTGCCACGTTTTCTGGTGggtgtttgtttgcttgctgtCCCGTCCATAAACTCCCCTGAGAAGCTGTTGACCAATTTCAGCAGCAAAAGACCATCGAAGCACACAAAGCAACTGTTTGCAGCGTCTACGTGGAAACAAAGCGAACCCATCTGGAAATCCCGTCGGCATGTACGAATAAGCGAGCGAGCTGACTGTGGCACTCGGCGCCAAGTCCCAACCAACGCCAAGGTCATACAGTCGCTTCAAGGCTCCATTGCAGGCTGCGATGCTTGCTGTTTAAAATTCGGTACATATTGAATACATATAAATGTTGATTCATGCCAAGTTAATTGTCTCTGCCCTCACTAAAGTAAACAAGTTGTGCGAGGTCAGAGAAACCAGTGCCGAGCTCGCTCGGACTACTTTGCGTACGAATGCAGCCATGTGCAGAAATTCCACCCCCGTAGATTTCACTTCATAGCCAAGAACAGTTGTCTGCTAGTATAGTTCGATAGAAAGATATTGATTTGTATGAAGTATTTCACGCTTAATTTCCAGTAATAAttacagttttagaataggggccccaaacgttttggggccccaaagaaatagcattgacaccactgcgcatgcgcgagacgcaaactgcgtttgggtattgtgttgggcacgctatttcaccgatttagcgggagcccgaaaagctgccccaaaagctttgcgtcaacaaacgtggcggcacccatcgaagcgagggccctccgagtaccaaactgggcttgattcgtggtaatgcgagaagttcgtaagctaggagaagtgactgcggttatcgctttctctcaactaatgtgtgtaatgaagattgattcattagacgccgctgctGATTCCTAATTCGactgtcgatttcatggctcgtaggcctaacgtggattagcttggctggtgaaggcacataaagttggttactcaaaattaagcgcaacaaattgcttgctgctaatagaataacctctcaattgtaattaaatgcaaaaccacgaaagtcaaaattactcttcttatcataaaatggcatagtttattttaatatttataatagtttttctttgacaccatagtggcgctgcaagcgcaagacgctattcgcaaacgcaaagccctctgtgcctcgtccctttttatgcgctattaagtacaaggcaaagccctattctaaaactcttcactcctgcattcCCCCAACACAACTAACACCCACAAaactctttggggcccctattctaaaactctctattgtgagCTTGCAACACAAACAGCCACGGGTGGTTTAATTTTATATCGCATTTGACTTTTTTGTTGCTAGGTGGTGTGCCATACGTTGAGCAAATGAGGCAGTTCTTTGTTTGGGTGTAGGCCGCGGTTCTAATAGGATTCCTTTTCACCAAGGCTCAGCTTTTTAAGGTAGTTGATTGCAATGAGAGTTCCATCCACACATCCCACGACTTAGGGAATCTTGGCGCAGTCACCGAAGCGTTGCTAGACTGTGGCTTTCTCCTGTGCCATGGAAGGGACTCTCACCCACAAAGTTTCTTTTCCCTTAACCGTAATGGCCATGGTGACAGCCGTAATGATGAGACAGACTGATGGTTGCGACAACCCAATCACGGCAAAAAAATGCAGCGTGCTTTCGTTGCAGTGTCAATACCACTAAATCTGTGATCCGAGATATTCTTCTAGCTCGTCTCAAAGTCATCGCACTGTCTTTGAAGAGCCTCAAGTTGGTTCCCCTCGTAGCAGATGAAGGGTTCGTTTGCTTTGCAGATGATAGAAAACCTGTGTGATGACAACATTTGTACAGTCAAACcacgatataacgaagttgtacttgcatcgaaaaacttcgttatatcgagaatttcttTACattgaggtttcgttaattcaatagaactaagatggggaaatcaaaatagtttgttacatcaagaatttcgttaaatcgaggctCGTTATagcgaggtttgactgtagtcaCACCCGCGAGGGATGACGACAGCCAAGCGCCAGCCAATTATGTTCGCAAGAGAGCGTGCCCATGTGGCACGTACTCCTCCCTTCGCCGACGACCGTGGCAGCGGGAGAGCACCAAAGATGCGCTGTTAAGCGGCAAACCTTATTCTACGTGCACCACAGTGACACGGACCATCCACTGATGACACACAACTGTCGCTTTGCCATTACGGACGCTGTATCAGCGATTATGATCCCATTTAGATGCAAGTTGAAGTGCCGCTTACATGGGAAATCCAGCAAAGTGCGCCGTCCTCCGTAGTACCGAGGAAAACGCACACTGGAAGCAAGAGTCCCCAGCAAAAGTCCCCAGATGTCCATCTTGCAACTCATGCATGAGCACGACACTCGGGCAAATACAAAAAAGAAGCTTTCGTGAGCAACATAACTGGAACAGGTTAGATCGGCTCCGGATTGGGATTACCGAGTTGCCAGATGCTCAAACACAGTCCGCTAAACCTTAGCCAACAATTAGAATGCAGGACTTTCAAGCATTTTAGAACGACTTAAGGGCCTTGAATATGGTGTTTTCAAGGTCTTCAATGACCATTCAAGAACTCAATAACAAAATGGATCAGTACCAAGCCTCCCAAATGTGACCTTTGGAAGAGGCACCCAACACACGGAAAGTGCAAAGGGCAGGCATGTGTGCTTTACCAGACAGTGGGAGGGCAGGCAGGCACAGGGCAGGGAGGCGCAGGCAAGGAGGGTTCTAGCCTGGGTTCCAGCCTGGCCTGCTCCAACTGTTCAGAGACGGTGGCCAACTTCTGCTCCATGCTGCCCTCGGGGACACTCGTCGACGCAGACCGTGACCGGAACTTGCGGACGGGAGCCGATAGATGGTTGTGAtagtggtggtgatggtggtggtgtttCTGAAGACCAGGTGTCACTCGTCTGCATTCACTGCATGAGGAGAGAAACATGGTGTGCTTAGCAACGTGCAGGGCTGGGCTAGCCGGTGATCCATTGGTGTTGAAGTGAAGAATGAGACGGTGTTTCAACAGATAGGCAGCCTAAGTACAGCTTGGTCAAAGGTGAAATGGATGCAAATCCTTAACAACAAAAATACAAGGTGTACATCTCGTACATTTTACCTTCGACTATGAATAATCCAACAAGATGGAGCTTTCGTCAAACCCTTGGGTTCTCAGTAAAGATTGCCAGTATATGCACGTGCATACACTTGCACGTGCATATACCGCATATAAGCATACGTGCATATAAGCAGGCGTGTACATGATACAGATTTGAGTGCACAGTTTTGTGTGCAATCCACTCCAACATATTGTGTCATTCCAgagtgctcaaaaaaaaaaaaaaaagaaaaagagccgCTAGAATTATGTTGCAACAAGTTCACACTGAATCTCTGTTGAACAAAATTAGGGCTAGAAATCTGCAAAGACTGAACAATAAATAAAAAGGGAACTCTGAAGGACAAACTCCAGTAAAGGGAATGCCAACCAACAAATATGTAGGCACATATTGAACTTGTggaatgtttttgtttttatcgGGACACCAATATCAGGACTTACTGGTGGTGAAGCAGAGAAACATAGCTTCTGTCTCTTTCCTATCCTGCCTTTTGCTTCTTACCACTGGCTTTGTCCGAATTCTTTTTTAGCTCGGCGCTGGTTACTATAGCAGCTTTAGACTGTGATGTCAGCCAGTCGTAACTCTCTAGCTATGCTATTCTTTTATGCTGTAACACCAGAAGCGCAAGATTACAATGCAGTAAATCTTGAATAGTTCTGTGCGGTATCTGAGTAAATATTTGCAGATGTGTACGTAGCAACTTCCGGCCTAGAAATAAATCATCATTTGTGGTGGAGGTGGCGCAACCtgtttatttacatatactgcagcccaatatagggctatagcaggagtggtgGAGTGGAGTGAACTgtttcttcctcctctttccaTTTTAATGCTGGCTCATTTAAGTTTTTAACCTTGGTGCTGATTTGTAGGTAAGCTGCAGCGTGTGGCATCAGCCAATCATGGCAGCTAGCAGTGCAACCATGCACCCCAGGCATGGTATTGTGCTGTAGCATCAGTTGTGTGGGTCTTCGAATGCCCCTCTGTGGGAGTGGAGTTCGAGTCCACTCGATGCACTacacatttttatttcatttataaGCGTCTCGCAAAGCACACTGAAATTCCCGCAACGGACTCTGGCGGACCTCGAGAAACGACCAGCCCATTACCAAggaatacagtatagaccacttataacgtaaccgcttatagtgcaggaccggatataatacggtcttttcagactcccgttaatttttccatagcactctatgtatacgtgtatcgcttacagtgcagttgcgggacacgaaataccggttacagtgcgccTGCCTgaaagttcggcagtcaacctagacggcaaacactcccctcaagccacaaataccatatttactcgaatctaacgcgcacttttttcccgataaaacaggtccaaaaattgcgtgcgcgttataatcgaatacgaccctaaatctgcattaccatatagccgtcggcatttcaaaatggctgccTTGCACGTTcatcgagcctagctaccgtagcttcctccatgtgctgcagtacgcgtgcttaggcaatagtctaccatctgtcttcacGTTCACTGCGTCTgttctatcagcatgaagtaccgagttcatcatgatgccgcatttaaaaggaaagtgatcatgtgtgtggAGACGGAAGGAAagcgggccgcatcacgggcgttcggagaatccgaagctTGCGTtcaggactggcgcaaacagaaggagaggatttttgccagcaaagcaatgcggaacggtttcagtggaccgaagcaggacgtaatctgcgacgatccacttcggcgatacaatcgccttggccctatcttgaaagcaatctgcaacggggaaagtccgccgcgtgctgtgttttcgccgcttataggtcaggtagaagcgagaggcatgatagcacgaaggtcaattcgcttgccaCGCAAGCCACttaagcgttttgacagttcgtttaccgcggtcaacgagcgagatgtgttcatgtttgcttgtgcgcacgtgacaccgtgcttgttaattaagcgaatacggaacctaaaGCACGGTGACagcggcggcagaaatgcgcctggagtgttcattatcgcaataaaatagttgttttggttatagtgcggtaccgcttatagtgcagatactcgtgactccggcgacttacattataagcggtctacactgtattagcATGCACATAGCTGACAGACGTGCTGATGGCAACCAAGCAACACAGTTCCATACCTGCTGAAATTGACCCTCAACTTCTTGAATGCAGTCTGCAGGTCATCAACAGCTGGAGCGTGCTGCGGCTGCTTCTTGTCCATCTTCTCAACATGCCTCGACTCTTTCCCAACTGCCAGTTACTGCGAGAGAGCCAAAGGGCAAACCATAGGTTTACTGCTAGCATTAACACAAAGTGCATATGTATCCATGGCACTTCCATTTTGTGTGCTTGTGTAGGTGGGAGGAGaggttacaattttttttttttcttttttccagcggTTGACTCCACTCTGGGGTGATGAGGTAGGATGACATAGCAACTCACTATAGCGTACGAATAAGCAAATCAGTGGCCCCATGCAATTGCAGTTTACAATGACTGCAACTACATGGGGTGGTTTACGGTGGAAGTTACATAGGGTGACACAATGGTAACAGaacgcgaaaaatatttgtgtACACAACATACCAACGAAGCATTTCTTGTTTATGTCTATGACGCAGTGCACGTTTCGACAGTACCCTTGACTTTCGATTCGCGCAGGCGCTTCTGGCACAACAGCAAATGCCCGGTACTAACAATTCCAAAACAAGCATAGTGCGCTGCCAATGTGTAGTGCCAACTCGTAGAAATGGGATCATTCTATAAAATTACCACGTATAATGGGTACTGCTTATCAGCAGGATTAACGCGTACTCGCGTTATGAACATCTCGATTATCTTGCAAGCTGAGCCGACGCAATGCAACTATGCGCGCGGCGGTTCTCTGACAGCTTCGCGCGTATCCCATGAGAAATGACCAAATTCAACGATGCCAGCGGTATTTTTAATTTCAATGCATGCGAAACAGTACGAGTAGTTTTATACGTGTAAACCAAATGTCAGATGTAAAAGACGCGAAGAATCCGTAGCTGAGCAGCTCCGTTGCGGACGACAAAGAATTAGGTCACTTCCTGAGAAGTCGAAGTAGAGCGCGTCTGGACGCGACAAAGATGCGTTTTCCACAACAACCCGTAACTTACCAGGATGCTTCTGGTACGAGCGCGTTATAAAAACGTTCAACACCTTCGGTTGGGAACGAGAAAAACACCCAAGTAGCGTGCCGAACTAAATTTCACTAGTCACCGCTCGTGGAAACGCGCGAGCAAGTCGCGCGCGGCGAGAcgtttttcttcgttttttcacTCTAATGATGTCATCAAGGTCGAAGGGCTCACCGTATTAAAAGTATCTTGCGTCTTCTCCCTCTCGCTACGAATGGGTATTACTAGATACAAAGCTGAGCAagtgaatattttttttactCAAAGTTTGCTTGACCTACGCAGACTACTTCGTCGCAAGACAAGCATATGGCCATTTCTATCCCATGATGCAATGCGCATTGTTGATTTTCAGCTATCTCATGCTGCGAATGGAGAGTCGCTTATGTAATGATTCCTGTTAGATTTCTTCTCCAGAAATACCTACAGCTAATCTTTATGAATGTTCCTTGCATTTTCTAGCGAATATGTTTTTAAATTAATTTTCTGCGTGTGGGTCATGTGACCTCACCGAGAAAGCTTCAAGGGTGAATCGAAATGTAGTACATCTACCCACCAATACGTTTAATTTGCCGTGTTCATTTGTCTACGAGTTGCCGCCTTCTGCTTCTGCCACGTGCTTCTGTTATGGTTGCTTATCAATGGACTTGGACGTGCTTGACATATTTTGTATATTGCGGTTTCTTGTCATTTGATTCACGATGCTGCTCCGGACTGCTGACAACGATAATGCCTCATTATACCAGGGTGTTCTGTAACGCTGGATGCGCGTCATAAGCTCTGCCATGGGCACCGGCTCCTCGCATAACGTCGTCGTGCTCGCTGCAGGAGCCGCTGCGTGCGTTGGACTGGGCGCGTACCTGTTCGAAAAGAAGTTGTACAAATACTTGCGTCGCGTGTTTCCCCCGAATGTATTCGTGTGCTCCTCTCTCGATGATTTCGGCAAAGTGGAAGCTCTCTTTCTGACGCTCTGTCGCCAGTCCAGCGTCCTGGGACTCGACTGCGAATGGGTGAGCGTCGGCAAGCACAGGCGAAAAGTCGCCCTGCTTCAACTGGCCCCCACGAAAGACTTCAGCGTTCTTTTGAGGCTCTGCAAAGTGTTTCCAGTCGCTGCCGGAGACGTGCAGGAACACCCTCTTTCGACCTTTCCCGAGTCGTTGAGAGACGTGCTCAACGACGACTCCATCGTCAAGCTGGGGGTGGCTGTCTGCgatgacgccgccaagctccttCACGACTACGGACTATCCGTTCGCGGTTGCGTCGACCTGAGACACGTGCTGCGTTATTTTCCCGAGCTCCGGCACTATCCCGTCGCCGGGCTGAAGACGCAAGCCCGCACGATTCTCGGCGTACGAGCGGACGACTCCAAACTGCTCACGTGCAGCAACTGGGAGGCGGAATCGCTGAGCGCGGCGCAAGTCAGCTACGCTGCGGCCGACGTTCTCCTTTCCGTGCAAATTTTCGACCAGATAATTCGAGACAGGCTAACGCTCACCTCTTTCAGGCCCGGCTGGTATCGCCGGCTCAGGGCTGAAACCCTGGACGCTTGCGAACAGCTGCTGGACGTTCCTTTCTCCAAGCCGAGAAGGAACTCGACGATCGAAAAGTGCGCGTCTGCTGGGCCCGCAGTGCCGAAGAAGCTAGGCTGTTTTCGGTCGTACATGACGCGCAAGACTCCGCTTTACGACAACTGCATGTTACAGGTAAAGATTGCAAGGCGAGAAGCTAAAACCAACCTTGCTAAACTGACCTTAGTGCTGTACTATAGGTAGTAGTATGCAAAACTTGGAAGCAATCCTAATAAGTTTGCAGGTCGGTACAAGGAAGCGTCGTTGTGTACCACAATTTCACACAGTTCAAGACAAATTCAAGTTTATTAGTTTAGTGTAAAATGTACGCATACATACAGACGGGGGTGCAACACAGGCATTCAATGTAAAGTTTAATGTGTTGTGCTTTATAGTGGCTTGAGCTGTCAGTGTTGACAAACTTTGTAATTGGCGCAGTTATTGTACCCAAATTGCTTTGTCGATCAGATGAATCCAAATACACAAGAAGCTGTCAATGTAGGCACAATGTCGCGGACCATTGTTAGGCACACATTTGTggtctgttcgattcgcctgcacttcTTTGTCAGGAGTTCATTGCGCAGTACCAAACTCGTGCAGCCGCAGTGCAATACTAAGGCCTTccagaaacaaacacaaaagtgCCATTATAGTGCAAGTTTTCTGCTTCCGCATTCGCATCTCGCCCCTTTCATTGCTGGCATTGTCCAGCCTGCGCTGTGATTGTATTGGTAATGTCCATATTTGACAGATTTGACTCCTTTCCAGCACTCCGGCCGCACTATTGAGCAGTGTTACAGTAGTTTCAGTGCTGGTGCATAACCTGGTCAGGTGGGAAGATTTGGACACCTCGATATTGTGAGGAGGTTGAAATCGACTACTTTGAAGTCGATTTCAAGCGTCTTTTCCACCTGTCTTCGGACATACCAGAGGATCACGTACGAACACTGGCTTCCCTCGTGGACATTGGTGCCGTCGTTGCCCATTAACGGCAGTATTTCTGTCAGCAGCCCGGTCCTATTTATTGCTTTATTGCAGGGTCATCTGCTGCCATGGTAACGGAGAAATCGTCTGCTGCTTCCTCACTGCTTGAAATCGGCTCTGACAGTCCCGGCAGGGCAGAAAGCTCAGGAACTAGGCCTGAACTGGTCTCTGCCTTGTTGTGCTTGTCTTTTTTTGTGCAGTATCTTTCTTTCCCGAGTATAAAGGTTATAAGTTGAGTTTGGGGTTTTCTGTCTATAGTTCCTGAAGTTTGGTAAACCTTTCTTGGTTCTTATTTCCACTCAGAATTTAGTGGTCTTTTTGTGTGCGAATATCTGTTACATTAATTTTGCAAATGCAGGAACATGCTGTGCAATTTCAGATCCTGTTCTTCGGCACTAGTTGTTTTCAGCACGCAGAATAAAAGTTTTCGAGAAGCAGTCTAGCAAGGGCGAAATGGCTTATGGCACTGTGACTATGCAGGAGCATAGCGAGTACATTTGGTATTCTAATGTCAATTCAATACGTCTTTATTTGCAATGTTATGCGGGTACAGAGCTCCAATAAATAAAGCAGAAAAATTGACATATGTAGGTATCACCCCCCATAACCATCAGTGAAATTGCCTCGTTTATTCCACAGCACTGGTCACAGCACGAAGACTGCAAGACCTGGGCCAGGCCTACCTTGCCCCCTCTGCATACATCCTCTCCCTGCTTTTCATTTTTATTGCATTGGTGTGCAAAACAG encodes the following:
- the LOC119466385 gene encoding protein hunchback-like: MDKKQPQHAPAVDDLQTAFKKLRVNFSSECRRVTPGLQKHHHHHHHYHNHLSAPVRKFRSRSASTSVPEGSMEQKLATVSEQLEQARLEPRLEPSLPAPPCPVPACPPTVCSAIKTPTGSDLTCSQQARMDDTTVDELAGYFDNLVYIPRKMSVMAEMMYT
- the LOC119431724 gene encoding LOW QUALITY PROTEIN: exonuclease 3'-5' domain-containing protein 2-like (The sequence of the model RefSeq protein was modified relative to this genomic sequence to represent the inferred CDS: deleted 1 base in 1 codon); the encoded protein is MRVISSAMGTGSSHNVVVLAAGAAACVGLGAYLFEKKLYKYLRRVFPPNVFVCSSLDDFGKVEALFLTLCRQSSVLGLDCEWVSVGKHRRKVALLQLAPTKDFSVLLRLCKVFPVAAGDVQEHPLSTFPESLRDVLNDDSIVKLGVAVCDDAAKLLHDYGLSVRGCVDLRHVLRYFPELRHYPVAGLKTQARTILGVRADDSKLLTCSNWEAESLSAAQVSYAAADVLLSVQIFDQIIRDRLTLTSFRPGWYRRLRAETLDACEQLLDVPFSKPRRNSTIEKCASAGPAVPKKLGCFRSYMTRKTPLYDNCMLQAPDGEPLSSCNYKKVQWYVDKGLGRIVSRDDEPLAVQLNFEPSNRPVLDSQYYTQNKDNLCVVCSSTRSLVRKNVVPHEYRKYFPEIMKNHISHDILLLCLHCHQISNLRDAALRKTLAKECNAPIESGEVGKVRDDHHLRKVRSAGRALLVARKTLPDDRAMVLEDVLKKHFNVDEVTDDIIKTASEMDTKIYNEEFVAHGMKVVEHFKSTSGLVSFEMRWRQHFLDSMKPKHMPALWSVDHHREVLALKYAQGRAKDATLSEIGITQEFVDSVLEKLGVAAEDLKKKD